A single region of the Massilia sp. erpn genome encodes:
- a CDS encoding sigma-70 family RNA polymerase sigma factor gives MSTLRSADPQQLRSWLFASASHDALAFRSLYDATAPKLFGFALRILRKRELAEEALQDSFITIWHAAGSYQSHLSAPMTWMSTIVRNKALDILRRLDDAVEIDANLFDSEVMQAMQDQDDTPDDALELSNAARSLAHCLSTLEAHQRQAIGMAFLHELSHSEVALQLTLPIGTVKTWIRRGLEKLKVCLARRELP, from the coding sequence GTGTCCACATTGCGCTCTGCCGATCCGCAGCAACTCCGTTCATGGCTGTTCGCCTCCGCCAGCCACGACGCCCTCGCCTTCCGTTCGCTGTATGACGCCACCGCACCGAAACTGTTTGGCTTCGCCTTGCGTATATTGCGTAAGCGGGAGCTGGCCGAAGAAGCCTTGCAGGATAGTTTCATCACAATCTGGCATGCGGCGGGCAGCTACCAGTCCCACCTTTCCGCGCCGATGACGTGGATGTCCACCATCGTGCGCAACAAGGCGCTGGACATTCTGCGCCGCCTGGACGATGCAGTGGAGATCGACGCCAACCTGTTCGATAGCGAGGTGATGCAAGCCATGCAGGACCAGGATGACACGCCCGACGACGCGCTTGAGCTGAGCAATGCCGCGCGCAGCCTGGCCCATTGCCTCTCCACGCTGGAAGCGCACCAGCGCCAGGCCATAGGCATGGCCTTCCTCCACGAACTGTCGCACAGCGAAGTGGCGCTGCAACTGACCCTGCCGATCGGTACCGTCAAGACCTGGATCAGGCGCGGGCTGGAGAAACTGAAGGTCTGCCTGGCCCGCCGGGAACTACCATGA
- a CDS encoding tetratricopeptide repeat protein: MKVLVIPAISLLACLAWPAWALAGARIPRDDAEVLETLPRQADGQTQELRRMRAALSAAPHRLQLATALARRYIEAGRRENDPRYFGHAQAVLQPWWNEASPPAEVRLLRATLLQNSHRFDEAQADLAALTKQNPGDAQAWLTRATVHVAQGRYAEAKAACARLSLLASPLVSAACIANAAGLSGNLAQSQELLRTVLARYPDEAAGLRVWAQTLLAEMAARRGDAAVAEQSFRSALAADPRDGYLLGAYADFLLDQNRADEVVGLLRTHGRADALLLRYALALRQSGKDAAALAAAGNELQARFQAAAMRGDTVHRREEARYALHLRGDSKTALRLALANWQVQKEAADARILLEAALAANEPQAAVPASRWIRTAGMEDRALAALLGKLEARIRRAS, translated from the coding sequence ATGAAAGTCCTTGTCATCCCTGCTATATCCTTGCTGGCGTGTCTGGCCTGGCCTGCGTGGGCGCTCGCCGGCGCCCGCATACCGCGCGACGATGCCGAAGTGCTGGAGACCCTGCCGCGCCAGGCCGATGGGCAGACACAGGAGCTGCGGCGCATGCGGGCCGCGCTGAGTGCCGCACCGCATCGGCTGCAGCTTGCCACGGCATTGGCGCGCCGATATATCGAAGCCGGGAGGCGCGAAAACGATCCGCGTTACTTCGGCCATGCGCAGGCGGTACTGCAACCCTGGTGGAACGAGGCCTCGCCCCCGGCCGAAGTGCGACTGCTGCGTGCCACGCTGCTGCAGAATAGCCACCGCTTCGACGAAGCCCAGGCCGACCTGGCCGCGCTGACGAAGCAGAACCCGGGCGATGCGCAGGCCTGGCTGACCCGCGCCACCGTGCATGTCGCGCAAGGCCGGTACGCCGAGGCCAAGGCCGCCTGCGCCAGATTGTCGCTGCTGGCCAGCCCCCTGGTCAGCGCCGCCTGCATCGCCAACGCCGCAGGTTTAAGCGGGAATCTGGCGCAAAGTCAGGAACTGCTGCGGACAGTATTGGCGCGCTATCCGGACGAAGCTGCCGGGTTGCGTGTCTGGGCGCAAACCCTGCTGGCCGAAATGGCGGCGCGGCGTGGCGATGCCGCTGTTGCGGAGCAAAGCTTCCGCAGCGCGCTGGCGGCGGACCCGCGCGACGGTTATCTGCTGGGCGCATATGCCGATTTTCTGCTCGATCAGAATCGCGCGGACGAGGTTGTCGGCCTGTTACGCACGCATGGCCGCGCCGATGCGCTGCTGCTGCGTTATGCGCTGGCGCTGCGTCAATCCGGCAAGGACGCGGCCGCGCTGGCCGCCGCCGGCAATGAATTGCAGGCGCGCTTTCAGGCGGCTGCCATGCGCGGCGACACGGTTCATCGGCGGGAAGAGGCGCGCTACGCCTTGCATCTGCGCGGTGACAGCAAGACAGCCCTGCGCCTGGCGCTGGCAAACTGGCAGGTGCAGAAGGAGGCAGCAGATGCCCGCATCCTGCTTGAAGCGGCATTGGCCGCGAATGAGCCGCAGGCCGCCGTCCCCGCCTCGCGCTGGATCAGGACGGCGGGAATGGAAGACCGCGCGCTTGCCGCACTGCTGGGCAAGCTCGAAGCCCGGATTCGGAGGGCATCATGA
- a CDS encoding HupE/UreJ family protein codes for MMRRLQCMLLLSFLLLPMSAAFAHKPSDSYLSLEVAGRQIEGQWDIALRDLDFALGLDSDGDGRLTWGEVRSQHGRIAAYAFSRLTIAGGAQPANMAPGGGLCTVSVVGQLIDHHTDGAYAVLRFHGECATAPERLTVAYRLFADTDAQHKGLLRIQQGANVQTAILGADHPQQVLYLDGGTTSRRRGFFEYMALGVQHIWAGFDHILFLISLLLPAVLVRSGHGWRQAGSLRAAAIEVCKVVTAFTLAHSLTLSLAALELVSLPSRLVEAAIAASVIVAAVNNLIPFMLRKRWVAAFGFGVIHGFGFASVLAGLGLPAGAMLLSLAGFNLGVELGQLAIVAVFLPLAYALRATWFYRRTVLQGGSAAIALLAGIWLLERALDMKLTGI; via the coding sequence ATGATGCGCCGCCTGCAATGCATGCTGTTGCTATCGTTCCTGCTGCTGCCGATGTCCGCCGCCTTCGCCCATAAGCCCAGCGACAGTTATTTGAGCCTTGAGGTGGCAGGGCGGCAGATCGAGGGGCAATGGGATATCGCCTTGCGCGATCTGGATTTCGCCCTTGGCCTGGATAGCGATGGCGATGGCCGCCTGACCTGGGGCGAGGTGCGCAGCCAGCATGGCCGGATTGCGGCATACGCGTTTTCCCGGCTGACTATCGCCGGCGGTGCGCAGCCTGCCAATATGGCGCCGGGCGGCGGCCTGTGCACGGTCAGCGTTGTCGGACAATTGATCGATCACCATACCGATGGCGCATACGCCGTGTTGCGCTTTCATGGCGAATGCGCCACGGCGCCGGAGCGGCTGACAGTGGCTTACCGCCTGTTTGCCGATACCGATGCGCAGCACAAAGGCCTGTTACGTATCCAGCAGGGCGCAAACGTGCAGACCGCCATTTTAGGCGCCGACCACCCGCAACAGGTGCTGTACCTGGACGGCGGCACCACGTCGCGCCGGCGCGGGTTTTTCGAATATATGGCGCTGGGCGTTCAGCATATCTGGGCGGGATTCGACCATATTCTATTCCTGATTTCGCTGCTGCTGCCCGCCGTGCTGGTGCGGAGCGGCCATGGCTGGCGTCAGGCCGGCAGCCTGCGCGCCGCCGCCATCGAGGTCTGCAAGGTGGTAACGGCCTTCACCCTGGCGCATTCGCTGACGCTCAGCCTTGCCGCACTGGAGCTGGTGTCCCTGCCATCGCGCCTGGTGGAGGCGGCGATTGCCGCGTCGGTGATTGTGGCGGCGGTGAACAATCTGATTCCCTTCATGCTGCGCAAGCGCTGGGTGGCCGCTTTCGGCTTTGGCGTGATCCACGGTTTTGGCTTTGCCAGCGTTCTGGCGGGGCTGGGGCTGCCGGCAGGAGCCATGCTGTTATCTCTGGCCGGCTTCAACCTGGGCGTGGAACTGGGACAGCTGGCAATTGTTGCCGTCTTCCTGCCATTGGCGTATGCCTTGCGCGCCACCTGGTTCTATCGGCGCACGGTGCTACAAGGCGGCTCCGCCGCCATCGCGCTGCTGGCCGGCATCTGGTTGCTGGAACGCGCCCTGGATATGAAACTGACCGGAATCTGA
- a CDS encoding anti-sigma factor domain-containing protein: MNIRHNETLRERLAAEYVLGSLRGGARRRLESWMHEDAALRRSVAEWQDRLMPISELAAPATPRPQVWQAIEDRLQLAHPVKPWQFWRRDRTAMWRTLSLASGTLAAVLALLLLIGQPEPARIDHIATLSDDKAQTVLLLTGDSRRRTMDVRVVSQLSIASDKTLQLWAVPRQGAPRSLGILPDNRSARLELNERATGSDVTLLAISLEPKGGSPDPNGPTGPILYKGQWLRLL; the protein is encoded by the coding sequence ATGAATATCCGCCACAACGAAACCCTGCGCGAACGCCTGGCAGCCGAATATGTGCTCGGCTCCTTGCGCGGCGGCGCGCGCCGTCGCCTGGAAAGCTGGATGCATGAGGATGCAGCCTTGCGCCGCAGCGTGGCCGAATGGCAGGACAGGCTGATGCCGATCAGCGAGCTCGCCGCTCCTGCAACGCCAAGGCCTCAGGTCTGGCAAGCCATAGAGGACCGTTTGCAACTGGCGCACCCCGTCAAACCATGGCAATTCTGGCGCCGCGACCGAACCGCCATGTGGCGCACCCTCAGCCTAGCCTCCGGCACGCTGGCGGCAGTGCTGGCGCTTCTTCTGCTCATCGGACAGCCCGAGCCGGCGCGTATCGACCATATCGCCACCCTCAGCGACGATAAGGCGCAAACGGTGCTGCTGCTGACAGGCGACAGCCGCCGCCGCACCATGGATGTGCGCGTGGTCAGCCAGCTTTCCATCGCCAGCGACAAGACCTTGCAGCTCTGGGCTGTGCCGCGCCAAGGCGCGCCTCGCTCTCTTGGTATTTTGCCGGACAACCGCAGCGCCAGACTGGAACTGAACGAGCGCGCCACGGGCAGCGACGTCACCCTGCTCGCCATCAGTCTTGAACCCAAGGGCGGCTCGCCCGACCCGAACGGACCGACCGGGCCGATTCTATACAAAGGACAGTGGCTGCGGCTGTTGTAG
- a CDS encoding TonB-dependent receptor → MNPSVLRACGVAAASVCIGAARADETPLVVQVVGHYNQSIGSSDAASEGSVRASLLENRPALRTGELLEFVPGMIVTQHSGDGKANQYFLRGFNLDHGTDFATYVDGMPVNMRSHAHGQGYSDLNFLIPELVQRIDYRKGPYFADEGDFSSAGAAHIRLTSKLEQGSGNVSAGSFGYRRLLLADSLPAADGMLLYGLELGRNDGPWETPERARKYSAMLRYSQGGRDDGFSLTAMAYRNRWNASDQIPLRAVESGRIGRFGSIDASDGGVSSRYSLSYAMRKRSGERLVEVEGYVIRSSLDLFSNFSYALAHPAVGDQFAQSERRTTTGTNASVAWQDTVGSVEMRQRAGVQLRYDRIAPIGLYESVMRQRTAVLRQDSVGEASAGFYYENSAQLLPSLRSVAGLRYDRYRFNVNGAQDDASKVSPKLSLIFGPWRKTEFFLNYGYGFHSNDARGVIGAAAGGAGGKVAALAGTRGMELGARSELLPGLQSSLALWRLDLSSELVYLGDAGQTEASRRSRRQGIEWNNHYIAAPWLQFDLDLAASRARYTEGDSAASFVPGAVNRVASFGVTLDGRDGWRGSFNLRHFGPRPLTEDNSVRSAATTLASARLAWRIDSRTSLSFDVFNMFNKRASDIDYFYQSRLPGEVAEGVGDIHFHPVEPRSFRLTLTRRF, encoded by the coding sequence ATGAATCCTTCCGTCCTTCGCGCCTGTGGCGTGGCGGCAGCAAGTGTCTGCATCGGCGCAGCGCGCGCCGATGAAACACCGCTGGTCGTGCAGGTGGTGGGCCACTATAACCAGTCCATCGGCAGTTCGGACGCGGCCAGCGAAGGTTCGGTGCGTGCCTCGCTGCTCGAAAACCGCCCGGCCTTGCGTACCGGCGAACTGCTGGAGTTCGTGCCGGGCATGATCGTTACCCAGCATAGCGGCGACGGCAAGGCGAACCAGTATTTCCTGCGCGGTTTCAATCTGGACCATGGTACTGACTTCGCTACCTATGTGGACGGCATGCCGGTCAATATGCGCTCCCATGCGCACGGCCAGGGATACTCGGATCTGAACTTCCTGATTCCCGAGCTGGTGCAGCGGATCGATTATCGCAAAGGACCATATTTTGCCGACGAAGGCGATTTTTCTTCGGCCGGCGCGGCGCATATTCGGCTTACGTCGAAGTTGGAACAGGGCAGTGGCAATGTGTCGGCCGGCAGTTTTGGCTATCGCCGCCTGCTGCTTGCGGATTCCTTGCCTGCCGCCGATGGAATGCTGCTGTATGGTCTGGAACTGGGCCGCAACGATGGGCCGTGGGAGACGCCGGAAAGAGCGCGCAAGTACAGCGCCATGCTGCGCTATAGCCAGGGTGGCCGCGACGACGGCTTCAGCTTGACCGCCATGGCTTACCGTAACCGCTGGAATGCAAGCGACCAGATTCCGCTGCGCGCCGTGGAGTCGGGCCGGATCGGCCGCTTCGGCAGCATCGACGCCAGCGACGGTGGTGTCAGCTCGCGCTACAGTCTTTCCTACGCCATGCGCAAGCGCAGCGGCGAACGCTTGGTGGAGGTGGAAGGGTATGTGATCCGCTCCAGCCTGGATCTGTTCAGCAATTTCAGCTATGCGTTGGCCCATCCCGCTGTGGGCGACCAGTTTGCCCAAAGCGAAAGACGCACCACAACCGGGACGAATGCCAGCGTGGCGTGGCAAGATACCGTGGGAAGCGTCGAAATGCGTCAACGCGCCGGAGTGCAACTGCGCTACGACCGCATTGCGCCCATTGGTCTGTACGAAAGCGTGATGCGGCAGCGTACGGCGGTGCTGCGCCAGGACAGTGTGGGCGAAGCCAGCGCGGGCTTCTACTACGAGAACAGCGCACAACTGCTGCCGTCGCTGCGCAGCGTCGCCGGCCTGCGCTATGACCGTTACCGTTTCAATGTCAATGGCGCGCAAGATGACGCCTCCAAGGTCTCGCCCAAGCTGTCGCTGATCTTTGGGCCGTGGAGGAAGACCGAATTTTTCCTTAATTATGGATACGGCTTTCATAGCAACGATGCGCGTGGTGTAATCGGTGCGGCCGCTGGCGGGGCGGGGGGCAAGGTGGCGGCGCTGGCCGGAACGCGAGGTATGGAACTGGGCGCCCGCAGCGAGCTGCTGCCTGGCTTGCAAAGCTCGCTGGCACTGTGGCGCCTCGATTTAAGCTCGGAGCTGGTCTATCTCGGCGATGCAGGACAGACCGAAGCTAGCCGCCGCAGCCGTCGCCAAGGCATCGAATGGAATAATCATTACATCGCTGCACCCTGGCTGCAATTTGACCTGGACCTGGCCGCTTCGCGCGCCCGCTACACGGAAGGCGATAGCGCGGCCAGCTTCGTTCCAGGCGCTGTCAATCGGGTAGCGTCCTTTGGCGTCACATTGGACGGCAGGGATGGCTGGCGGGGCAGCTTCAATCTGCGCCACTTTGGCCCGCGTCCTCTGACGGAGGACAATAGCGTGCGTTCGGCAGCCACTACGCTGGCCAGCGCCCGCCTTGCCTGGCGCATTGACAGCCGCACCAGTCTGTCCTTCGATGTCTTCAATATGTTCAATAAGCGTGCCAGCGACATCGATTATTTTTACCAATCGCGCCTTCCCGGTGAGGTGGCCGAAGGCGTGGGCGATATCCACTTCCATCCGGTCGAACCGCGTTCCTTCCGGCTGACGCTGACGCGCCGCTTTTGA